A single region of the Flavobacteriales bacterium genome encodes:
- a CDS encoding DoxX family protein, with protein MILRLGIGLSFAFIHGLPKLLGGYERWESLGRKMTYLGIDFWPMMWGLSAALAESVGGLLIAIGWVTKPAAGFLAFTMIVAAAMHLGQGEGLSGASHALEALVIFVVLIFTGSGKYSLEQYLLNQ; from the coding sequence TTGATCCTCCGTCTAGGTATAGGACTAAGCTTCGCGTTTATCCACGGACTGCCCAAGTTGTTGGGCGGTTATGAACGGTGGGAATCGCTCGGTCGAAAAATGACCTATCTCGGTATCGATTTCTGGCCCATGATGTGGGGCTTAAGTGCTGCGTTGGCTGAATCCGTAGGCGGTCTCCTCATCGCAATCGGCTGGGTAACGAAACCCGCGGCCGGATTCCTAGCCTTTACCATGATCGTGGCCGCGGCCATGCACCTCGGCCAGGGTGAGGGGCTCAGTGGAGCCTCTCACGCCTTGGAAGCCTTGGTGATCTTTGTGGTCCTGATCTTTACGGGATCAGGAAAATACTCTCTCGAGCAATACTTATTGAACCAATAG